GCCATTCAGGCACACTCCACGGTCCCTGATTTGCTTCTTTCACCACCCTGTTTTGTTTCCACTATCCCCTCACAAGCCTCAGAGCCACAAGAGGCGTCTTTAGTCTGATCCAATAGGCTGCTGCCAACAGAAAGCTTTATTCTTACCCATTCTGTGTTTGGGGACTCGAGCATTTAAGTGTCCGCATGTAAGAGCTCGTTGGTGTGTTTCTGAAAACACTGGAGCTCGCAAGAGAAACGAGTGTTATTGTCTGCACGCTTGTTGATTTTCCAATGAGAGCATGAACTGAATAATGGCTCGGTAGTGCCATTGAGTGCTGGCAAACCTCTCTGATTAGACAGAGGCCGACTGTGTTTGTTTTCGGAGAGATAACGCATCAATGTTTGTTTAGATTATTGTTATTCGGCGATGAAAGACTGAATAGGTGTCGAGTGCTGCTTTATTTTAGGCGCTTAGGAGAATTACTTTAAACTTGCAAAGTGAACTActtattttctgcttcattcccattcaaaatcaaaataaaatgctaacaaTGTATTGAAATATTGTACCATAATGAgtataaatacagttttaaagatatttataagTGGCACCTTGTCGATGCTAATCAGTCTGTGAACAAGGCCAATGACAAACCCGTTGTAAGCGCTCCTTGATGAATTGCGACTCTTCCCTGGAGTGAATGGATAGCAGGTGGGCTCCCATCATCTGACAAGCCAAAGAGACTGCGTGCCAGTTGTAGGGTTGATTAGCCAGCAAGTACTCGGCTCCTCGGTAAAACACCCAGGCCTGGCTCTCTGTGGGAGGagcaaacacagagagacattGTCTCCAAAGAACAAAATACAAGTGACAAATTAGTACACTATTACCATTGCTGATTAATTGACGATTGAAGGTCCTAAAGGATTTACTTAAACTCACTCAAAACTCTCTGAGGTCATATGTTGCACCAGGTAGACTCTATTAAAGTAATACATAATATTTTTGATCATTAACGCAATGACAAGATGAGCAGTGAAAAACCCTATTTTTCCCTTCCTCTTTCATTTCTTACCATTTTACTCAATGTACTCTCAAAGAAATCACAGACTTCCCTAGATGGTTTATTAATGAACTGAATTGTATTGAATGAACACAGCTCTACAATCTGATTGCCCACATTCGCTCTACTCTCTCTGTTCCTCTCTCCCAAGCTGTTCTTCTTACATCTGCCATCTCCGAACCTCTAAACTGTTCCCCTGTGATTTCAgcagacaaaatgcaaaacataatcAGACAGACTAAACCCTCCACCTTCCTAACATCACTGGTAAAAACCCACATCACCACTTTAAGTCCCCGCATCACCTTTGTTGTAAACCATTCTCTCCAATCTGGTCATGTTCCCTACGTCTTAAAGAAAGACATGATCACACCACTCCTCAAAAAATCCATCCCATGCTCTCCCTCTTAGACGCCAAAGAACTAGTCCACGCCTCTGTCTCCTCCAGACTGAACTATTGCAACACACTTCTCATTGGGACTCCTAGCAAGAACCCGCAGCGGTTCTAGTATAACTCTGCAGCTAGGCTCCTGATGAGAGTGAACAAACATGACCATATTACTtccgtcctcctcctctctccacCAGCTTCCCATTTCCACCAGGATTGAATTAAAGATTTCCTTCCTCCCACAACAATGCAACTATGGGTATGACCCACTTATCTCAAAGAACTGCTTAACCCACAAAACACAACTTGCTCAAACCTTCTCCACACACCCAAAACCAAACTGCTGCCTTCTCCCAGACGCTCTGAGGGCACCACAATCCATTCAATAAAGGTCTTAAGACAATTCTTTGTAGCCGATTTTTGGTTCACTTCCTTACATACttgttttaatctcttttatatattcatttataaaattatttttatccattgtaattgcttattttgtttttggagtgCTTGATATAAAGgcaattctaaataaaatctattattactcttattattatttccatattCCATATTTTATGAGTTTATGGGGATCATAAGTTTCTTGATTTTTCCTACTCCTTTTAGAGCATGTCAAGATTACTATGGTACAAAAATATGCgtcttttgcattccttgttcTTGTGCACGATTTTATACTACTGTCATGttcgaaataaataaatagtcaaAAAATAGTCAAATCATCATTATTGTAGCCATCTTTCGATTTACTGACACAATACATCATTTCAGAAATGGGATCCTGGAGGAACGaaagttgtttttctacaaaaatgatGAATACATTGAAAAATAATGTCACTGTGGTGGTGCAGAAATGTAGGTATCTCTGTTGGTCCTCTTCTATTGAAgcacacagaaacaggaaaatgtaGATGCTGCATCAGTGGCTCTAAGTTAGTTTTCAGCTTACAGATCTGTTTTCCTATCTTACATCCAGATGCTCTAGTGTGACATCTAGTGGCAATCAATTGTGAAATTCATGTGAAGTTCctaacaaaaatctttttactCACGTTCAGTGTACCAGTAAGGCTTCTTCAGCTTATCACCTGCAGTACAAAACAAAGTTTAGTAAACCAGGCAGCACAGACGTGTTTTTATATATGATGCAAACGGTGTGGAGGGAAAAAGTGTGAGCATGTTTACCTCTGGACAGCTTGCAGATCCACTCATGTTTGGTGTCACAAGGTCGTGGCATCATGTTGTCAGTCAGGTCGCTGTACACAGCACAGTCCCTCCTGTCATCCTCCTCGTTCTTATCTTCAATGAAAGACGTCACTACCTGCACAAAGATTGGCCTGGCTGGtataaaagctgtaaaactgtCCGTTTTCCACACAGTACAGCCCAGACAGGCTTTATGCGAGCTGAGGCAAACATCTCTGTGTTCTTACTGGCGAGCCGTCGGACCACTCCCAGGCTCCAGGGTGGTCGGGGTCTCTCTTATTTAAACCAACCCAGAACCAGCGGCCCTCTGTTCtaaaaaataatacacaagggagaaagagaaaacaagcaCACAGAAATTTAAGGCTACGTGAGACGGGTTTCCCTTTCGAAAATAAAATGCGCACATCAACATACAGTACTGACTCCTGTTTGAGAAGACATTATGCACTAACATGTCTCTGCAGAAACCTGAAAGCAACAAACCACAAAATGTGGGACTGTGAATCTTTCAGATCATTGGAATCCAcagtaattttcattttatagcaATAAAATGCCTTATTAATATCAAGGCGTGgtattttttgtataaatacGTTGTCAACTTTGTTATGAAAgtttagagacatttttttatttatttttctgttctcataaaatcccttaaaagtgaagaaatgtaGTAAGTGTGTAGCACCTAACAAGGGGAAACTGCTTTTACTGTGTTTCAAAgctagagaaaataaaaatgcattttctaatTCTCACAACAGTTTTCCAACACTGAGCCTCAAGGGGCAATACTAACCCTTCAAACATGGTGCTGAGCAGGTGCTTAACAAACACCTGCTCCTCATAGTGCTGGAAACTGGCCAGCTGAGCCCCGAGCGCTTGGCAGAAGAAGTCTGCTTCCACCCAGGAGCGCTTCATCAAGACTTTCTCATCGTGGAACACCTAGAAAAGCCACATATCAGGTCAGTGGAGCTTAAACCGGGGAAATGCCTAACATTATGTCACAGTGTTTTAGCACACTTTCTGTGTATGCctttaaaatatggaaaaaaatatacatccGAACACAACTCACTATCAAAGAGCATATTTACCACAACAACAAGGAAGTGCAAGTACTTTGTATCCCTGAGATCCATGCAAACTCTGTACATTTGTCCCCCGAAGCATTGCTATATTCTTATTGCCCTTTGACCTCCCCAAACACCTctataacaaaaacaacttcttactcttcagcagagaaaacgtttgtgtaaaaaaatatcaacaaccTAATGggcaataaaaaataacacacaggggggcaaatgtttttaaaatgacaatggTACATCAGCCTTTTTGTGCCTGATTATTTCTAACATGCATTTAATGAATGTCCTCATTGAATAAATAAAGGAGAGTCAGCAATTTGTAATCATATTAACTTATCTGgaaactgataaaataacacTTTATGAAAATGAGTGCCAGCTACActtacaggtaaaaaaaaaaaaaaagaaaaaaaaaaagtttaattttatacCTTAAAACAGTGGAGCAGTCCAAAGTGTGATTCCCAGCCGGGAGGACAGGGGGCGTAAGCATCAATGTGGCGCTCTGGCAGGCCAGCATCACTGTGGCTGCTGCTCATCTTACACACCGACAAAGCCTTGTGGGATCTGCAGTCTTTCACCTCCCAGTGACCCAAAGCAGGACCGCCAGACATGACGACACAGCCACCAGCACTAACTGGATGAAAGGGGAAATGAAGGAAGGGTAAGGATTCACTGATATCTAAACCAGAGTTTTATTAACCAGTGGTTACCAGGCTGATGCTTGTTCCAGTTTGAGAAGGTGAGACGCAGAGAGGAGCCGTTGTGAGGAAGCCACCTGTACTCCCCCTTCTTCCCCTGGTCCTTGAGGCCGATCCAATAGTTCATGCTGCTGTTGGTTCCATTCGCACTCAGCAAACTGTTGACAAAAGCCTGCTCAAACCTGCCGCAGTGAGGATGAGAGAAGAGGCTTGAGAcagacttaaaacaaatttgttttgttaacataAACCACTGGCTCACCTGTTCTCCACAGTGAGGAGAGAAGCCGTGCAGTAATATCCCAACGCCGCATCTTCAAACGTCTGCTCATGACTAGTTACTGTGTAACAGGAGTGACCGTGTCTCTTCCAACCCTAGAAGaataatcagaaataaatttaaaaaatcaattgaataacataatttcaaaatgctttgaaGAATATATTCACTcgcaaataattatttaagtgATCACAGAGACAGGACAAACTGATACAGCTCAAGAATATTGAGGCTTTCTATCTCAGGAAGCTAACAGAAGATGCTAATTTCAGGTTTTTGAATTGCAACCAGGAGGAGAGTTTTCTTGAAACACAAGAACCTACAGCCGTATTTTCTGATCTTGTATGTAGATATGTGTGGGTAAACAACTGATTCAATTCGATTCAATTCAATCCAATTCCTCCTCTGTGcctttgtgtaattttatgCAACAACATTATTTAAAAGTGTGAAGTGCAGAAGAGAGGCTGTTTAGAGAAGTGGTGTGAATTTTCCTATTTAACCCCCATAAAGCCTCAATCCGCAGTTGCCTTATGGGATCCAGAGTCTCGCCCTCACATCTGCATGAAGACACTTTTCTGAGCCTTAACTTTCCGCAACACAAACGACACAGAGAAAACAGACCTTCGTTTGGAGTACGTCAGGCAAGAATCAACAGAGACTGCTCATGCACGACGGTTGATATTGTGCCCTTAGGGTAATTTTTTGGCCTCGTGTTCCTTCGAACCAAATAGCCTGGTGACTCAGGAGGCTGATATTCTTGTAAACAGAGTCAGGGAGAACCGTGATTGCCAGACAATACGTCAGCGGGCGGGTGAATCAGCTCTTTGTGCTTCTGAAGGGGCAACTTGTTGGACTAAAAGTTGAGCTGTAACGGGTGTGTGGCTCTTTGTGGTGCGTGTCCCGGCACACAGTACAGCCAATCCACCTtgtgaccccccccccccaaaaaacctcaAACTCCCCCATTCTTTTTCATAATAgatagttttaaaaacaaacagattttcttgGAAATCTTTCTACTCCATAAGAAATTCAAGGTTATATTtttagaaggaaaacaaaaaggaaagaaagaaatgaggatAACATTTtgcttgaattattttttggggggctttTTAACATCTTCTGAAAGCTTTGGAAGACATTCAGCAATTTAAGTGTGAATGTTGTGTAACCATGTAATGAACCATGTATCCTTCACCACTAATTTGAGCCCAGGTTACAGTGAGCCATCTATGACTCCACTTGTTTTGCTCCCAAACACACATCAGGTAACTACTTGCTGAAGGGTAAGTTGTGCATGCAGGTTCCTACCGCAGGGCATCCTTCGTCCCAGGTTCCTCTGTGCTGAACAGGACTCTGGCTTTCTCTTCTGCATACAGCAGGGTGTTGCTCATCACATGGGGCCAAGAGCCAGTTACCTTTCTGTGACAGAGGGAAGACTTAAAATCTGACAAGGGCAGCAGCAAGCTGCATagttatgtcttatgtcttaccTCTGTTTCCATTTTGACGCAAAGTGTCGAGTCTGTCAGGTTGGGCACAGGCTGATACTGGTCCCAGAGAGTCAGAGTTACTGGTGAGCCATCTGACCACTCTACACTTGGCGATGACCCGTGCTTCCACAGACCAATCCAGACCTCTGTGACTTCCCTGGAATCTGCCGAACAtgagaaaacaaggaaaattCAAATACCAACAGAGATTCAACATGAAGTGCGACAATATCAGACAATAAAATGGGCTTGTTAAGATCCAGGCGGAAGCCGGTGAGGTACTTTGTAACTACATGGTCTGAAGGGCCACTCACtgtggaagaataaaaaaacaaaaacaaaaacaaaaaaaacacaaaatatatcttCACAAAGGACAATGGTCCTAAACACACTGGCAAAATTGTTACCCAGTGGGATAAGGACAACAAAGGCCTTGTTCTGGACTGGTCAACACAAATCCCTGTTCTCAGTCCcaagacagaaactgaaaatgtgtgtgtaacAAACTATAACAAACTTTTATAGTTTGAAGGATCGCCACAGTGTTTGACcacaatcacacagttttaATGGGAATTTTACCAAATAGGAAGGAAATGTATGAACCCTTTTGACTTTGCTAAACAAACAGGAatctttagcaaaaaaaataaaaaatacagagttGGAATTGAATAAGCATTTGATTAATTCATTATTTGCTAAATTATGTGGTTTTCTACCACAATTGGtattttgtatgaaaatatcttttatttttatatgtatcgTTATACTCTTTTTTTGAAACCGGAAACCTCTCCACgggtgctttttatttttagtgcgTCAAAAACCTCCTCTCCAGAAACtactctgacatttttattttaactaattaTGATGCATGAGTAGAAAGGACTTACAGTGCAGCTACATATCTAGCAATTGTAAAAATCAACCCTAATTTCTACATGCTTGACTTGACAAAGTCAAGCTTCCATGCAATTTTATGTTTACCCAATTTCCATACACTTTTTAAGGCTGACCATTAtaataaattgcaaaatgaGTATATGCTTAAGTGTCATGtgttcaagaaaaagaaaaaaatccaatgtAGATTTAACAGGAGCTTTATTTGATCACCTACTACATGCCAATTGTTCCTTGGGATTCACCCCACTGAAACtaaatactattttatttttggaaaatgtctttatctatatttttcatttttattattgttattactgAGTGTACTTCATAAAATAATAGCAATATTGTCACATTCAGAACAACTAAAAGCAGACAAAGTCTGCTAAATGTTTCCTTCATAAAGTTCAAAAGAGGTTTTGCTCAAGACaaccataaaaatgacaaaaaagtgaaagataATCATGATTCATTGGCTTTAGTCAGAGAACTTGAACATTTAGAAACACAAATGttatctgataaaaaaaaacagcaagtctGTTGTCTGACACTCTTACAGTTAGCCAGCAGGTTAAGCAGCATCTCCACCTCTGACAAGGAACGGAGACTGATGAGCTTTGCCCCCAGAGAGCCACAGGCTCGGGACGACTCCTTCCAGCTTCCAGAGTCTTTTTCCGCCAGCACATGGTAGCAAAAGCCATTATGAGGCCACCAGCCATCAGCGCACTCGGTATGGATGTACTGCCAGTTCtctgaaaaacaggaagaaccaATATGTGCGAGAAATGAACCAAGACGGACAGAACAAGATGgaccagaaaaacagaaacacagggTTCGGTCAAAAGTTCCCTATCCAGCTGTACTGCACATGAGGAGGGACCTCGACTAAACCAAAGGCAACAACGCGTATAATAGCATGCCTTATGAGTAATCCCTGCTCTTAAGACTCATACCTGCCACGAGAAAAAGCAGGACGGTTCCCACACTCTTTAATGACTTGTGTCTGTCTCTTGTGATTTACCAGAATCTCACCTAGTGGCTCAACTATGCCGGTGTTGTTCGGTGTCTTCTTGCAGATGTAAGGCAGGGCAGACTCGCAGGAGAGACTCTGCCACTGGCCTCCGTAGGCAGAGTTGTAGACTCCGCAAGGCATGTTGGTCTCTAGCGGACCAGCGGCTAGAGCTGAAGGATGGAGCAAAGGTTGAGCCAAATGTTATTCAACATAAAATTGGGACAATTTGAGCAGCAGATTTTGCtcacagattttcttaaataagCAATACCTGTAGTAAAATTCACCAGTGATAAGGGAGCGCCATCGGACCATTTCCATCCATACCCGTCCTTAAGGTGGTTCAGTCCAATCCACACCATTGCACCAACATTTGCCAGTCGATCTAATCAAAACATAACCCCAGTAGGAGCTAAAACTGTTATGCAATAATATCCAATGTTACTATAAAAAACACCTAAACATCAGAAACTAACGTGAGTGCTTCAGCAAACGTTTCCTATGCGATGCCTACCTTGGATATACCTGTGCTCAGCCAGGCTGGTGATACTCAACAGATTCCCTCCTTGAGCAAGGCAGGTGGACAGCGCCTGACTCCAGGTGAGGATGGTGTACAGGTTGAACTGGTAGCACGCGCTGAGCTCCTGGTTCGACTCCCAGAAATGATCACAACTGGAAACTAAAAGTTGGTCGAGGCATAAATTAGACGCTGAGTTAGAGGGACTGGTTCTCAGTTTTGTGCATTTCATCCTCAATTGTCTGTCACTGTTTTCACCTGCGTTTTGCCGCAAAAGTGTTATTTCTTGAACTTCACTACTTCCTTTTGTGATCTGTCTAGTAGTTCATGTGTTGGCAAAGTCCAGTTCCCCTACACTACTATGAATGACTTGTGATCAGGGCTCTGCAGAGTGGAACAAAATGCTGATAAGAGAATTCAGCCATTGGATTCAGCAGTGGTGGAGCAGAGATAAATCCAAAAGATGAATGTTGACAGCTCCCGAGGACTAGAGCTAGGCACCACTGGTCCAGTATAGTCATTTTGAGTAATTTCCCATGTAGGCAATCTATTAGGCTCATTTTAACTCCTTGCTTCCTCACCCTTAAATCAAAGTTTGTCtatttgttttcagacaaaCGGAAAAACTGTCACTATTTGTTTTAGACAAATAGACACGCTGCCTATGACTCTTCTGCCTATGTCCTGCTTGCCTTTGCACAATTATCACAGTGTTTGTCAGCTGGACTCGTGTTACCTTTAACTGGACAGAAGCCCCATCTTTCAGACTGATCGTAGCGATCAGTAGTGGCACACCAGTGAAGATTATCCTCCCGGCCCTCAGTCGTACACTCAGCGTACCACTTGTTGTtgtaattaaaaggaaaaacacaagaatatcCGTGTGCATTTCCCAAAAGAGTGTGGATTTCTACAAATCAAACATACTGAATTAGAAATGACTCAGGCAGGATTTTCTATTTGCAGCGTGATCAATAATTAATTCACCTTCATATGGATGTGAGCAGGGGCCTTCTTTGGGTGTGTTGTACCTTTTCCACTCGTGGTAAATGTTCTTTCTTACCACCACCAAACGTCCGGAAACCGTCACCTTCCACTCTGACGCCCCATAGAGCATGTTTCCGTGGCAACGCCACCACAGCACTAGATAGGTAGCGTCGCACTCAAACATGCCCAACGGCCGCGTTGTGTCCGAAGCGTTAAGGCCCAGGCACATGCTGGAACCTAAGTTGAAGAGTCGGTGCCTGGAGACCCACTTCCACAGCATACGACGCGTGGGACGCTCGCAATCGTCCAGCACCACACTGGAGCCGTTCACCGTCACACAGCGCTTCAGCGTGACGCTCTCCAGGACGAAGAGACCTTTTCCTGGAGGGAGAGGGAGCAGAGATGCTCACACGTGGATTGTTGGGGAAAAATATGCAGGAAGTATGACAGGCGCCTCAAAACTCTGtcacaaagacagaaacatttttcacaagagaaatgtaaaattgtgaGCAAACAATTCCTCCACCAGTTACTGTGTAAATACATGCCCAAACCAGAAAAAAGGGATGTGTGCTGATAATTTAAGGAAGTTAACAAAAGAATGTGGAGAAATTCTAACTTCCTTCATGTATTGACTGTATACCCAACACTGCATGGTTCTAGATGGAAACAAATCTTTAACTTGTTTGTGTACTGacaaaatgattgtttttaaaaggagtgTTCGGCAAGCAGAGGAAGCCATCACATGTCTGCATGACCAAAACTATTTTCAGTGTCCAGACGTCCTTGCTCTGCTTTCACTGGGAAGAAACTAGGATGCAGCAAAATACAATatacataattaaatatgtcctaAAGTGGGATTTTATagtgactgaaaacaaaactgcacatcgctgaaataaaacatgcaacattttcagaaagCCCATAAATTAGTGCCAAAACAGAGAGGAATTGTAGTGCAGTTGAAATCATCAACTTTGTGGAAGTGATGACCAAAAACgcaaaatatttaacaactCAAATAAAGGAATAGGATTGTTTTCCCCACTACctcagaaagttgtttttattgcgCTTTGCAAATTAGAACTGTGCAATCATAGAAACCAATGTGATCTGGAGTTGCAGCATGCAAAGCAAAAAATGTGTCTCATTCAACTGTTTGGGGCTTCATTTGTCTTAATTTCTAAAGCACAGTGTATTTTTCTATAAGCACTGCTTGAGACTACATGATACCAGTTATTACAAAAGCTGGTTGAGTACAATGTAACCGGATTTGGGCATGCAGACTGTTTTGTGCTGTTTCACTAAACTATAAAGGTTCTTCCTTTTAAGACGATTTTAAAGTAACAGTTT
This genomic interval from Gambusia affinis linkage group LG02, SWU_Gaff_1.0, whole genome shotgun sequence contains the following:
- the pla2r1 gene encoding secretory phospholipase A2 receptor isoform X2 — encoded protein: MFLRSCRCMDSVAALVALIYLTVLLSRSSLCNSEEDDEVLGKNQLSEFYRKGLFVLESVTLKRCVTVNGSSVVLDDCERPTRRMLWKWVSRHRLFNLGSSMCLGLNASDTTRPLGMFECDATYLVLWWRCHGNMLYGASEWKVTVSGRLVVVRKNIYHEWKRYNTPKEGPCSHPYEEIHTLLGNAHGYSCVFPFNYNNKWYAECTTEGREDNLHWCATTDRYDQSERWGFCPVKVSSCDHFWESNQELSACYQFNLYTILTWSQALSTCLAQGGNLLSITSLAEHRYIQDRLANVGAMVWIGLNHLKDGYGWKWSDGAPLSLVNFTTALAAGPLETNMPCGVYNSAYGGQWQSLSCESALPYICKKTPNNTGIVEPLENWQYIHTECADGWWPHNGFCYHVLAEKDSGSWKESSRACGSLGAKLISLRSLSEVEMLLNLLANYSREVTEVWIGLWKHGSSPSVEWSDGSPVTLTLWDQYQPVPNLTDSTLCVKMETEKGNWLLAPCDEQHPAVCRRESQSPVQHRGTWDEGCPAGWKRHGHSCYTVTSHEQTFEDAALGYYCTASLLTVENRFEQAFVNSLLSANGTNSSMNYWIGLKDQGKKGEYRWLPHNGSSLRLTFSNWNKHQPVSAGGCVVMSGGPALGHWEVKDCRSHKALSVCKMSSSHSDAGLPERHIDAYAPCPPGWESHFGLLHCFKVFHDEKVLMKRSWVEADFFCQALGAQLASFQHYEEQVFVKHLLSTMFEGTEGRWFWVGLNKRDPDHPGAWEWSDGSPVVTSFIEDKNEEDDRRDCAVYSDLTDNMMPRPCDTKHEWICKLSRGDKLKKPYWYTEQSQAWVFYRGAEYLLANQPYNWHAVSLACQMMGAHLLSIHSREESQFIKERLQRFSLGPTGWWIGLSFGPPGEEVRWSDKTEIDFQNWADGGLNSDLKKSGTCLSMSSTGKWSVKKCSELHGYVCKRRTVSVVETPQEPHYIGACPEKWLYFGHKCLLLHLPGSPNEGKSWKDAQSICSLFQGSLVAIEDEIEQAYITMLLQGSSVGVWIGLRDEDTMKWTNGKPVSYTNWSPVEPKSYLTDDWLSGAADEPLCTVLSNNHNFHLTGKWYDEKCSESGYGFVCQKPQDTSKPPTHSYHHPLPDNIEYRSTTYKVVSGNMSWYDAMHMCIENDSELVSITDAYHQAFLTVLVNRLDGPHWIGLYSQDSGINYKWSDGSDTVYTHWDAGDDDDDDDFVTGECVYIDVNGGWRRADCETPLPGALCHVPLCHNSKPFVSYEMSCPHTWVKFGRGCYDFEPVVEKLTFEESRTRCKQKVNTSDILTIESETENRFVLEQLRSSGSLHRTIWLGMYFSIDTDSMAWVDGSPTDYTNWADKGPDTKQLTADTCVTTRVTDGVWRLSTCGGQLGFICKTVSDVATEVEVEPVNGLHHGVIPAAVLVAVLIFALLAGAMWFLYKRNPARFRGFPSIGSAYYRQTNSQATESDGNVLITDLEAHSGE
- the pla2r1 gene encoding secretory phospholipase A2 receptor isoform X1, which translates into the protein MFLRSCRCMDSVAALVALIYLTVLLSRSSLCNSEEDDEVLGKNQLSEFYRKGLFVLESVTLKRCVTVNGSSVVLDDCERPTRRMLWKWVSRHRLFNLGSSMCLGLNASDTTRPLGMFECDATYLVLWWRCHGNMLYGASEWKVTVSGRLVVVRKNIYHEWKRYNTPKEGPCSHPYEEIHTLLGNAHGYSCVFPFNYNNKWYAECTTEGREDNLHWCATTDRYDQSERWGFCPVKVSSCDHFWESNQELSACYQFNLYTILTWSQALSTCLAQGGNLLSITSLAEHRYIQDRLANVGAMVWIGLNHLKDGYGWKWSDGAPLSLVNFTTALAAGPLETNMPCGVYNSAYGGQWQSLSCESALPYICKKTPNNTGIVEPLENWQYIHTECADGWWPHNGFCYHVLAEKDSGSWKESSRACGSLGAKLISLRSLSEVEMLLNLLANYSREVTEVWIGLWKHGSSPSVEWSDGSPVTLTLWDQYQPVPNLTDSTLCVKMETEKGNWLLAPCDEQHPAVCRRESQSPVQHRGTWDEGCPAGWKRHGHSCYTVTSHEQTFEDAALGYYCTASLLTVENRFEQAFVNSLLSANGTNSSMNYWIGLKDQGKKGEYRWLPHNGSSLRLTFSNWNKHQPVSAGGCVVMSGGPALGHWEVKDCRSHKALSVCKMSSSHSDAGLPERHIDAYAPCPPGWESHFGLLHCFKVFHDEKVLMKRSWVEADFFCQALGAQLASFQHYEEQVFVKHLLSTMFEGTEGRWFWVGLNKRDPDHPGAWEWSDGSPVVTSFIEDKNEEDDRRDCAVYSDLTDNMMPRPCDTKHEWICKLSRGDKLKKPYWYTEQSQAWVFYRGAEYLLANQPYNWHAVSLACQMMGAHLLSIHSREESQFIKERLQRFSLGPTGWWIGLSFGPPGEEVRWSDKTEIDFQNWADGGLNSDLKKSGTCLSMSSTGKWSVKKCSELHGYVCKRRTVSVVETPQEPHYIGACPEKWLYFGHKCLLLHLPGSPNEGKSWKDAQSICSLFQGSLVAIEDEIEQAYITMLLQGSSVGVWIGLRDEDTMKWTNGKPVSYTNWSPVEPKSYLTQDDWLSGAADEPLCTVLSNNHNFHLTGKWYDEKCSESGYGFVCQKPQDTSKPPTHSYHHPLPDNIEYRSTTYKVVSGNMSWYDAMHMCIENDSELVSITDAYHQAFLTVLVNRLDGPHWIGLYSQDSGINYKWSDGSDTVYTHWDAGDDDDDDDFVTGECVYIDVNGGWRRADCETPLPGALCHVPLCHNSKPFVSYEMSCPHTWVKFGRGCYDFEPVVEKLTFEESRTRCKQKVNTSDILTIESETENRFVLEQLRSSGSLHRTIWLGMYFSIDTDSMAWVDGSPTDYTNWADKGPDTKQLTADTCVTTRVTDGVWRLSTCGGQLGFICKTVSDVATEVEVEPVNGLHHGVIPAAVLVAVLIFALLAGAMWFLYKRNPARFRGFPSIGSAYYRQTNSQATESDGNVLITDLEAHSGE